A genomic window from Maylandia zebra isolate NMK-2024a linkage group LG20, Mzebra_GT3a, whole genome shotgun sequence includes:
- the tktb gene encoding transketolase-like protein 2 yields MTSYHKPDEKTLQGLKDVANKLRINSIKATCASNSGHPTSCCSAAELMSVLFFHAMRYKADDPRNQCNDRFVLSKGHAAPVLYAAWAEAGFVKESELVNLRKIDSDLEGHPTPKLAFVDVATGSLGQGLGAACGMAYTGKYFDKSSYRVYCMLGDGECSEGSVWEAMAFGSHYQLDNLVAILDVNRLGQSEPAPLKHDMEIYRKRCEAFGWNTYVVDGHDVEELCKAFWQAQQVKGKPTCIVAKTFKGRGLKGIEDLENWHGKPIPKDRVDEILKDLQSQIQVPNKTLCPDLPNEDTAPADLSPISLPSPPEYKKGDKMATRQAYGVALKKLGQASQRVVALDGDTKNSTFSETFKKAFPDRYIECFIAEQNMVGVAIGCASRDRTVAFASAFAAFFSRAYDQIRMGAISQTNVNLVGSHCGVSIGEDGPSQMALEDLAMFRAIPTCTVFYPSDAVSTERAVELSSNTKGICFIRTSRPATAVIYSPDEKFEVGVAKVVRQSDDDQVTVIGAGVTLHEALAAADTLAAKGKNIRVIDPFTIKPLDAVTILASARATRGQIITVEDHYKEGGLGEAVLSAVGREPGIVVTRLAVAGVPRSGKPQELLDIFGISAKYIAEAVTQTFAN; encoded by the exons TCATCCCACATCATGTTGCAGTGCAGCTGAGCTCATGTCCGTGCTCTTTTTCCACGCCATGCGCTACAAAGCGGATGATCCTCGCAATCAGTGTAACGACCGCTTTGTTCTCTCAAAG GGTCATGCTGCACCTGTCCTGTACGCTGCCTGGGCAGAGGCAGGTTTTGTGAAAGAGTCTGAGCTGGTTAACCTGCGTAAGATTGATTCTGACTTGGAGGGACACCCCACACCA AAATTGGCTTTTGTTGATGTAGCTACTGGATCTCTGGGACAGGGTCTTGGGGCTGCATGTGGGATGGCCTATACCGGCAAATACTTTGACAAATCCAG TTATCGTGTGTACTGCATGCTGGGAGATGGCGAGTGCTCAGAGGGCTCAGTTTGGGAGGCCATGGCCTTTGGTTCCCACTACCAGCTGGACAACCTGGTGGCTATCCTGGATGTTAATCGGCTTGGTCAGAGTGAGCCAGCGCCTCTGAAGCACGACATGGAGATCTACCGCAAACGTTGTGAAGCCTTTGG GTGGAACACGTATGTTGTGGATGGACATGATGTGGAGGAGCTGTGCAAAGCTTTCTGGCAGGCTCAGCAGGTCAAAGGCAAACCGACCTGCATTGTTGCCAAGACATTCAAGGGCAGAGGCCTCAAAG GTATTGAGGATTTGGAGAACTGGCATGGAAAGCCGATCCCCAAGGACCGGGTGGATGAAATCCTGAAAGATCTGCAGTCACAGATCCAGGTGCCCAACAAAACTCTCTGCCCTGATCTGCCCAATGAGGACACAGCGCCAGCTGACCTTAGCCCCATCTCACTGCCTTCACCTCCAGAATACAAGAAGGGAGACAAG ATGGCAACAAGGCAGGCATATGGTGTGGCACTGAAAAAACTGGGCCAGGCAAGCCAGAGAGTGGTGGCACTCGACGGAGACACCAAAAACTCTACTTTCTCAGAGACCTTCAAGAAAGCCTTCCCTGATCGCTACATCGAGTGTTTCATTGCTGAACAGAATATG GTAGGAGTGGCTATTGGCTGTGCCAGCCGTGACCGCACTGTTGCATTTGCCAGCgcatttgcagcatttttctccaGGGCCTACGACCAGATTCGTATGGGAGCCATCTCTCAGACGAATGTCAACCTGGTAGGGTCTCACTGCGGAGTCTCCATCG GTGAGGACGGTCCGTCCCAGATGGCGCTTGAGGACTTGGCCATGTTCCGCGCCATCCCAACATGCACTGTGTTTTACCCCAGTGACGCAGTGTCCACAGAGAGAGCTGTTGAACTGTCATCCAACACAAAG GGTATATGTTTCATTCGTACAAGTAGACCAGCCACTGCAGTCATCTATTCCCCAGATGAGAAGTTTGAAGTGGGTGTAGCCAAG GTGGTTCGCCAGTCTGATGATGACCAGGTGACTGTCATTGGAGCTGGTGTTACTCTGCACGAGGCCCTTGCTGCTGCTGATACGCTGGCTGCTAAAG GAAAGAACATCCGTGTGATTGACCCATTCACCATCAAGCCCCTGGATGCTGTTACTATTCTGGCCAGTGCCCGAGCAACAAGGGGACAGATCATCACTGTGGAGGACCACTACAAGGAGG GTGGTCTCGGTGAAGCGGTGCTGTCAGCAGTGGGACGTGAGCCTGGTATTGTTGTGACACGTCTGGCAGTGGCTGGTGTTCCCCGCAGTGGAAAGCCTCAAGAGCTTCTGGACATCTTTGGCATCAGTGCTAAGTATATTGCCGAAGCTGTGACTCAGACCTTCGCAAACTAA